Below is a window of Streptomyces sp. NBC_00223 DNA.
ACTGCTCCAGGAGTTCGCGATCCGCGGGGTGAACCTGATGCGGATCGAGTCCCGTCCGACCGGCCGCGGCCTGGGTCAGTACTGCTTCTCGGTGGACGCCGAGGGCCATCTCACCGACCGCCGGGTCGGGGAGACCCTGATGGGGCTGCGTCGGCGCTGTCTGAATGTACGATTCCTCGGTTCGTATCCCCGGGCCGACGCGGTGGCTCCCTCGGTGGCCAGGGGGGCCGGCGACGAGGAGTTCACCGAGGCCGCGGACTGGCTGAACCGGGCGCTCGACGGCCGCGGCTGAGCGGTCCGCGCGGTTGTCCACCGGGTTATCCACAGGCTTGGCGCGCGCCCTGTGGGTAACTGGGGACAAGTCGACAGTAGAACCCGACCTAGTCGACAAATAGGTACACAGACACCAGGTCCCCCCGGAGCGACACAGTCCACCCCGCGTCACCCCAATTCCCACGGTCCATCCTCCCGAGGGAACACTTCTCACTCGAAAGGGAGTGTGGAACGGGTTTGGATGGGGAATCCATAGCCGATCATCCGGCCCTGGAAACGATCTCCACACTTCTCCACAGATCTTCCCCACACCCTGTGGACAAGGTGCGGAAATTGCGGTCCCACCTGTGGATAACTTTCCCCAATGTTGCCCCCGAACAGCCATGAAGCTGTTGATCAACTCCGGTTCTCCACAGGGTGGATGACCCGGAGGAGGTATCAACCCAATAGCGTTGACGAGAGGCTATTCACTTCGCTTTACGGATTTCCCTTGCTTTTCACTCGAAGTGGACATATTGCGCATTACTCCCTTAAGTTGTCGCGCTCGATGGCCCCGCCCCGGTAGCCTGTGACCGTGATTGACCTTCGCCTGCTTCGTGAGGACCCCGACCGTGTGCGCGCCTCCCAGCGCGCCCGTGGAGAGGACGTCGCACTCGTCGACTCCCTCCTTTCCGCCGACGAACGGCGCAGGTCCTCCGGTACCCGCTTCGACGAGCTGCGCGCCGAGCAGAAGCAGCTGGGCCGGCTGATCCCGAAGGCGCAGGGCGACGAGAAGGCCGAGCTGCTCAAGCGCACCAAGGAGCTGGCGGAGGCGGTCAAGGCCGCCGACACCGAGCAGCAGGACGCCGCCGAGGAGGCCAGGCAGCTGCTGCTGCGGCTGGGCAACCTCGTCCACCCCGACGCTCCGATCGGCGGCGAGGAGGACTTCGTCGTCGTCGAGCGGCACGGCACCCCCCGCGACTTCGCCGCCGAGGGCTTCGCCCCCAAGGACCACCTGGACCTGGGCGAGCGGCTGGGCGCCATCGACATGGACCGCGGCGCCAAGGTCTCCGGCTCGCGCTTCTACTACCTGACGGGCGTCGGCGCGCTGCTGGAGCTGGCCCTGGTCAACGCGGCGATCGCGCAGGCCACCGCGGCCGGCTTCATCCCCGTCCTGACCCCGACGCTGGTCAAGCCCGCCGCCATGGCGGGCACCGGCTACCTCGGCCAGGTCGAGGACGACGTGTACTACCTGGAGAAGGACGACCTCTACCTGGTCGGCACCTCCGAGGTCCCGCTCGCCGCCTACCACATGGACGAGATCATCGACGCGGGCCGGCTGCCGCTGCGCTACGCGGGCTTCTCGCCGTGCTACCGGCGCGAGGCGGGCTCGTACGGCAAGGACACCCGCGGCATCATCCGCGTCCACCAGTTCGACAAGGTGGAGATGTTCGTCTACACCTCCCCGGAGGAGGCCGAGGCCGAGCACCGGCGGCTGCTGGAGTGGGAGAAGCAGTGGCTGACCTCGCTGGAGCTGCCGTTCCAGGTGATCGAGCTGGCCTCCGGTGACCTGGGGTCGTCCGCGTCGCGCAAGTTCGACTGCGAGGCGTGGATTCCGACGCAGGGCAAGTACCGCGAGCTGACCTCGACGTCCAACACCACCGAGTTCCAGGCCCGCCGGCTGAACGTCCGGCTGCGCGACGCGAACGGCACCCGGCCGCTGGCGACGCTCAACGGCACGCTGTGCGCGGTGCCGCGGACCATCGTGGCGCTCCTGGAGAACCACCAGCAGGCCGACGGTTCGGTGCGGGTGCCCGAGCCGCTGCGGCCGTACCTGGGCGGGCGGGAAGTGCTCGAACCCGTCTCCGCCGCCAAGTGACCGGCGCCGCGGGGGCCGTTCCGGATCCGCTGCCGTACCGGCTGGTGGCCACCGATCTGGACGGCACCCTGCTGCGCGAGGACGGCACCGTCTCGCAGGTGTCACGGGACGCGCTCACGGCCGTGGCGGCGGCGGGCGCCGCGCACATCGTCGTCACCGGGCGGTCGGTGCCCTGGACCCGGCATGTGCTGGCCGACCTCGACTACCACGGCCTCGCCGTCTGCGGCCAGGGCGCGCAGCTCTACGACGCGGGCGCGCACCGGCTGCTGACCTCGATCACCCTGGACCGGCAGCTTGCCGGGCTGGCGCTGGCCAAAATCGAGGCGGAGGTCGGGCCGGTCGCGGTGGCCGCGAGCCGGGACGG
It encodes the following:
- the serS gene encoding serine--tRNA ligase, translated to MIDLRLLREDPDRVRASQRARGEDVALVDSLLSADERRRSSGTRFDELRAEQKQLGRLIPKAQGDEKAELLKRTKELAEAVKAADTEQQDAAEEARQLLLRLGNLVHPDAPIGGEEDFVVVERHGTPRDFAAEGFAPKDHLDLGERLGAIDMDRGAKVSGSRFYYLTGVGALLELALVNAAIAQATAAGFIPVLTPTLVKPAAMAGTGYLGQVEDDVYYLEKDDLYLVGTSEVPLAAYHMDEIIDAGRLPLRYAGFSPCYRREAGSYGKDTRGIIRVHQFDKVEMFVYTSPEEAEAEHRRLLEWEKQWLTSLELPFQVIELASGDLGSSASRKFDCEAWIPTQGKYRELTSTSNTTEFQARRLNVRLRDANGTRPLATLNGTLCAVPRTIVALLENHQQADGSVRVPEPLRPYLGGREVLEPVSAAK